One Fuerstiella marisgermanici DNA window includes the following coding sequences:
- a CDS encoding PIN domain-containing protein translates to MDSSAVIAVLRREAGAENVIPHLRTALISSVNVAEVFYIAEAEGAGRSEISSALARMELTEVGFDREQAERLASLYSITRGGSVGFADRACLALADRYQLPVLTGDREWIKYDIDLDIRLFRHAEAA, encoded by the coding sequence ATGGATAGTTCTGCGGTCATCGCCGTTTTGCGGCGAGAAGCTGGTGCCGAAAATGTGATACCGCATTTGCGGACGGCACTCATTTCCTCTGTCAACGTGGCAGAGGTGTTCTACATCGCTGAGGCCGAGGGAGCAGGACGTTCAGAAATTTCGAGTGCACTGGCACGCATGGAACTGACCGAAGTCGGCTTTGACCGAGAACAGGCCGAACGACTCGCGAGTCTCTATTCAATCACTCGCGGCGGCAGCGTTGGCTTTGCCGACAGAGCGTGTTTGGCTCTGGCCGACCGTTACCAACTTCCCGTGCTCACCGGGGACCGTGAGTGGATCAAGTATGATATCGACCTTGACATTCGGCTGTTCCGCCATGCGGAGGCCGCGTGA
- a CDS encoding AbrB/MazE/SpoVT family DNA-binding domain-containing protein, whose protein sequence is MHEQEDETSLVWHQALDGSGRILIPVELRRELEIEPGSQLIWTRGENGLELRTYHQSIAEIQDYFTSLSPPDKVWSDELIAERRREAAREHGDG, encoded by the coding sequence ATGCATGAACAAGAAGACGAAACATCATTAGTCTGGCATCAGGCACTCGACGGGAGTGGCCGCATTCTAATTCCCGTCGAACTGAGACGCGAACTGGAAATTGAACCGGGTTCACAACTAATCTGGACACGGGGTGAAAACGGTTTGGAGCTACGGACCTATCATCAAAGCATTGCAGAGATTCAGGACTATTTCACCAGCCTCTCCCCACCTGACAAAGTCTGGAGCGACGAACTGATTGCCGAACGTCGTCGGGAGGCTGCTCGTGAGCATGGTGATGGATAG